Proteins encoded together in one Terriglobus saanensis SP1PR4 window:
- the rpmB gene encoding 50S ribosomal protein L28: protein MAQVCQYCGKGPQFGNNISHAHNVTKRRWNPNLQAVKAVVNGANKRVRVCTQCIKSGKVTKAVVRVAVAA from the coding sequence ATGGCACAGGTTTGTCAGTATTGCGGTAAAGGTCCTCAGTTCGGTAACAACATCTCGCACGCGCACAATGTCACCAAGCGTCGTTGGAACCCGAATCTTCAGGCCGTCAAGGCAGTCGTGAACGGCGCAAACAAGCGCGTGCGCGTCTGCACCCAGTGCATCAAGTCCGGCAAGGTCACCAAGGCCGTCGTTCGCGTCGCTGTAGCC